One segment of Lachancea thermotolerans CBS 6340 chromosome E complete sequence DNA contains the following:
- the GET1 gene encoding GET complex subunit GET1 (weakly similar to uniprot|P53192 Saccharomyces cerevisiae YGL020C MDM39 Protein involved in determination of mitochondrial structure) — protein sequence MVNSTILVTVVLVLALRALQWCSGYQHKFIDMIWCKPVALKLQGLIKKRRELHLAQQSTSAQDEYAKWTKLNRQIAQLDTQVKQTQEQLVENRKVGEKNLGKLRLVFFTAPLLVLRFWKGKLPVYALPSGMFPRVVESVLSQGWAAAALAPVRFVWASGTVKPMQVETPVCLAIWLWALSRVLDTSEFVVRSLCM from the coding sequence ATGGTAAACTCGACAATTTTAGTGACCGTGGTACTGGTCCTGGCGCTCAGAGCGCTACAATGGTGTTCTGGGTATCAGCACAAGTTTATAGATATGATTTGGTGCAAACCTGttgctttgaagctgcagGGTCTGATAAAGAAGCGGCGTGAGCTACACCTGGCGCAGCAGTCTACTAGCGCCCAGGACGAGTATGCAAAGTGGACGAAGCTTAACCGTCAGATTGCGCAATTGGACACACAGGTGAAACAAACGCAAGAGCAGTTGGTGGAAAACCGTAAAGTGGGCGAGAAGAACCTTGGGAAGCTGCGTCTCGTTTTCTTCACAGCTCCGCTATTAGTGCTCAGATTCTGGAAGGGTAAGTTGCCAGTTTACGCACTGCCCAGTGGTATGTTTCCACGCGTAGTGGAATCTGTGCTCTCGCAGGGATgggcagcggcggcgctggcgcctGTGAGGTTTGTGTGGGCATCGGGCACTGTGAAGCCAATGCAAGTTGAGACCCCGGTGTGTCTAGCCATCTGGCTTTGGGCTCTATCGCGTGTTCTGGACACAAGTG